A part of Novosphingobium sp. 9U genomic DNA contains:
- a CDS encoding Crp/Fnr family transcriptional regulator, translating into MSISPDAPFGRVIRKLERLVQLGPAERDAIQSLPFKRTDVLPGHYLVREGQVPVDCCILLNGYACRHKTTSSGGRQIVSFHIPGDILDLQHVVLPRADHNVQTISSATVAWVPAAEIKRLALANPVINEALWRDALIDSSIFREWVLNVGRRDAKARIAHMLCEFAARRQAAGLGSTERFELPMSQQQIADATGLTTVHVNRTLFELEREGVISRDKRHVEIANWRLMCQVADFDPAYLHAAV; encoded by the coding sequence ATGTCGATCAGCCCAGATGCGCCGTTCGGGAGAGTGATCCGCAAGCTGGAACGTCTGGTGCAGCTCGGACCGGCGGAACGCGATGCCATCCAGTCGCTGCCATTCAAGAGGACCGACGTGCTGCCCGGTCACTACCTCGTGCGCGAGGGGCAGGTTCCGGTTGACTGCTGTATTCTGCTGAATGGCTACGCCTGCCGGCATAAGACAACCAGCAGTGGCGGCCGCCAAATCGTTTCTTTCCACATCCCCGGCGACATCCTTGATCTGCAGCACGTGGTGCTGCCGCGCGCGGATCATAATGTGCAGACCATCTCAAGCGCGACGGTAGCCTGGGTGCCCGCAGCGGAGATCAAACGGCTTGCTCTCGCAAATCCGGTAATCAACGAAGCGCTTTGGCGAGATGCACTGATCGATTCTTCGATCTTTCGAGAGTGGGTCCTCAACGTTGGAAGGCGAGACGCAAAAGCACGCATCGCGCACATGCTATGCGAGTTTGCTGCCCGTCGGCAGGCGGCGGGGCTTGGCTCGACAGAGCGCTTTGAGCTTCCGATGAGCCAACAGCAGATCGCGGACGCTACAGGCTTGACGACGGTGCACGTCAACCGGACCTTGTTCGAGCTTGAACGCGAGGGCGTGATCAGCCGAGACAAGCGCCATGTGGAGATCGCAAACTGGCGGCTGATGTGCCAGGTCGCTGACTTCGACCCCGCCTATTTGCACGCGGCAGTATGA